A window of Fundulus heteroclitus isolate FHET01 chromosome 15, MU-UCD_Fhet_4.1, whole genome shotgun sequence contains these coding sequences:
- the fndc4a gene encoding fibronectin type III domain-containing protein 4 isoform X2: MKHRPPAPVNVSVTHLRADSATVSWEVPEGDIIIGFSISQQKQDGHMQRFIREVNTTSRSCVLWDLEEETDYIIQVQSIGLYGESQASKKIHFRTLKKTDRFSTNSSNQDDPTVQGLDMSRHLQTGEMIIIVVVLVMWAAVIALFCRQYDIIKDNDSSNNKEKVKPLSERSTPEHHSGGLLRSKFHPSVPSINIIEV, encoded by the exons ATGAAAC ACAGGCCTCCTGCCCCGGTCAACGTGTCTGTCACGCACCTACGAGCTGACTCCGCAACTGTGTCCTGGGAGGTTCCAGAAGGGGATATAATAATCGGATTCTCAATCTCACAACAG AAGCAGGATGGACACATGCAGCGGTTCATTCGTGAGGTGAACACCACCAGTCGCTCTTGTGTTCTTTGGGACCTGGAGGAGGAGACAGACTACATCATACAGGTCCAGTCCATTGGGCTATACGGAGAAAGCCAAGCCAGCAAGAAAATTCATTTTCGCACCCTCAAGAAAACGGACCGGTTCTCCACCAACAGTTCTAATCAAG ATGACCCCACCGTGCAGGGCCTGGACATGTCTCGGCATCTTCAGACAGGGGAGATGATCATAATTGTCGTGGTCTTGGTCATGTGGGCAG CTGTTATAGCCCTGTTCTGCCGGCAGTATGACATCATAAAGGACAACGACTCCAGCAACAATAAGGAAAAGGTCAAGCCGTTGTCGGAGAGGAGCACGCCGGAGCACCACAGCGGAGGACTGCTACGGAGCAAG
- the fndc4a gene encoding fibronectin type III domain-containing protein 4 isoform X1 gives MARLIVLVNSVLLLLFGSDVFLVGANRPPAPVNVSVTHLRADSATVSWEVPEGDIIIGFSISQQKQDGHMQRFIREVNTTSRSCVLWDLEEETDYIIQVQSIGLYGESQASKKIHFRTLKKTDRFSTNSSNQDDPTVQGLDMSRHLQTGEMIIIVVVLVMWAAVIALFCRQYDIIKDNDSSNNKEKVKPLSERSTPEHHSGGLLRSKFHPSVPSINIIEV, from the exons ATGGCTCGTCTGATTGTTTTGGTCAACTCTGTGCTCCTGTTGCTTTTTGGAAGCGACGTCTTCTTGGTAGGAGCGA ACAGGCCTCCTGCCCCGGTCAACGTGTCTGTCACGCACCTACGAGCTGACTCCGCAACTGTGTCCTGGGAGGTTCCAGAAGGGGATATAATAATCGGATTCTCAATCTCACAACAG AAGCAGGATGGACACATGCAGCGGTTCATTCGTGAGGTGAACACCACCAGTCGCTCTTGTGTTCTTTGGGACCTGGAGGAGGAGACAGACTACATCATACAGGTCCAGTCCATTGGGCTATACGGAGAAAGCCAAGCCAGCAAGAAAATTCATTTTCGCACCCTCAAGAAAACGGACCGGTTCTCCACCAACAGTTCTAATCAAG ATGACCCCACCGTGCAGGGCCTGGACATGTCTCGGCATCTTCAGACAGGGGAGATGATCATAATTGTCGTGGTCTTGGTCATGTGGGCAG CTGTTATAGCCCTGTTCTGCCGGCAGTATGACATCATAAAGGACAACGACTCCAGCAACAATAAGGAAAAGGTCAAGCCGTTGTCGGAGAGGAGCACGCCGGAGCACCACAGCGGAGGACTGCTACGGAGCAAG